From Columba livia isolate bColLiv1 breed racing homer chromosome 5, bColLiv1.pat.W.v2, whole genome shotgun sequence, one genomic window encodes:
- the NPC2 gene encoding NPC intracellular cholesterol transporter 2, whose product MVLSSLALLLALGAATSVLAEPLRFVDCGSVDGSIQEVNVSPCPTQPCQLVKGTSYSINVTFASKIESQGSKAKVYGEMLHVDIPFPIPEPDGCKSGIQCPIQKGHSYSYLNKLPVKSEYPSIKLIVKWELVDDQDQMLFCWKIPVQITS is encoded by the exons atggTGCTGTCGTCGCTCGCCCTGCTCCTGGCGCTGGGCGCCGCCACCAGTGTCCTGGCCGAGCCCCTCCGCTTCGTTGACTGTG GTTCTGTAGACGGCAGCATCCAAGAGGTGAACGTGAGCCCCTGCCCCACGCAGCCCTGCCAGCTCGTCAAAGGAACATCCTACAGCATCAACGTCACCTTTGCCAGCA agaTCGAGAGTCAGGGCAGCAAAGCGAAGGTGTATGGTGAGATGCTGCATGTGGACATACCCTTTCCCATTCCTGAGCCTGATGGATGCAAGTCCGGGATCCAGTGCCCTATTCAGAAGGGTCATTCCTACAGCTACCTGAATAAACTCCCTGTGAAGAGCGAGTACCCCAGT aTTAAACTGATTGTGAAGTGGGAGCTGGTGGATGACCAGGACCAGATGTTGTTTTGCTGGAAGATACCAGTTCAGATCACCAGCTGA
- the ISCA2 gene encoding iron-sulfur cluster assembly 2 homolog, mitochondrial isoform X2: MAALAGSGGGGQPMGGRGRGAGRSMAAPGALGRLWRLALRSRTRGCWCPAPLCPGRALPRLPPGPACAVARPLRWASSSSQPGPTESDPGDGQVFLSESCVKRLLEITEGSEFLRLQVEGGGCSGFQYKFSLDTVINPDDRVFEQGGARVVVDVDSLAFVKGSMVDFSQELIRSSFQVVSNPQAEKGCSCGTSFSVKF; the protein is encoded by the exons ATGGCGGCCCTCGCCGGAAGCGGCGGTGGCGGGCAGCCAatgggcgggcgggggcggggcgccGGGCGCAGTATGGCGGCGCCGGGGGCACTGGGGCGCCTGTGGAGGTTGGCGCTGCGCAGCCGGACAAG AGGCTGCTGGTGTCCCGCCCCGCTGTGCCCAGGCCGAGCGCTGCCGAGGCTCCCGCCGGGTCCTGCCTGTGCAGTTGCCCGCCCGCTGCGGTGGGCATCGTCCTCCTCCCAGCCGGGCCCCACGGAGAGCGACCCCGGTGACGGACAGGTCTTCCTCAGCGAGAGCTGCGTGAAg AGGCTGCTGGAGATCACAGAAGGTTCAGAGTTTCTTAGGCTGCAGGTGGAAGGAGGTGGCTGCTCTGGATTCCAGTACAAGTTTTCCTTGGATACAGTTATCAACCCTGATGACAG ggTGTTTGAACAAGGTGGTGCACGTGTGGTCGTGGATGTGGACAGCCTGGCCTTTGTGAAAGGTTCCATGGTGGACTTCAGCCAAGAGCTGATTCGCAGCTCCTTCCAAGTGGTGAGCAACCCTCAGGCAGAGAAGGGCTGCTCATGTGGGACTTCATTCTCTGTCAAATTCTGA
- the ISCA2 gene encoding iron-sulfur cluster assembly 2 homolog, mitochondrial isoform X1, with protein sequence MAALAGSGGGGQPMGGRGRGAGRSMAAPGALGRLWRLALRSRTRYRTAPGPLGPLGSSEGVVCPGCWCPAPLCPGRALPRLPPGPACAVARPLRWASSSSQPGPTESDPGDGQVFLSESCVKRLLEITEGSEFLRLQVEGGGCSGFQYKFSLDTVINPDDRVFEQGGARVVVDVDSLAFVKGSMVDFSQELIRSSFQVVSNPQAEKGCSCGTSFSVKF encoded by the exons ATGGCGGCCCTCGCCGGAAGCGGCGGTGGCGGGCAGCCAatgggcgggcgggggcggggcgccGGGCGCAGTATGGCGGCGCCGGGGGCACTGGGGCGCCTGTGGAGGTTGGCGCTGCGCAGCCGGACAAGGTACCGCACCGCGCCGGGGCCGCTTGGTCCCCTGGGCTCATCGGAGGGTGTGGTGTGTCC AGGCTGCTGGTGTCCCGCCCCGCTGTGCCCAGGCCGAGCGCTGCCGAGGCTCCCGCCGGGTCCTGCCTGTGCAGTTGCCCGCCCGCTGCGGTGGGCATCGTCCTCCTCCCAGCCGGGCCCCACGGAGAGCGACCCCGGTGACGGACAGGTCTTCCTCAGCGAGAGCTGCGTGAAg AGGCTGCTGGAGATCACAGAAGGTTCAGAGTTTCTTAGGCTGCAGGTGGAAGGAGGTGGCTGCTCTGGATTCCAGTACAAGTTTTCCTTGGATACAGTTATCAACCCTGATGACAG ggTGTTTGAACAAGGTGGTGCACGTGTGGTCGTGGATGTGGACAGCCTGGCCTTTGTGAAAGGTTCCATGGTGGACTTCAGCCAAGAGCTGATTCGCAGCTCCTTCCAAGTGGTGAGCAACCCTCAGGCAGAGAAGGGCTGCTCATGTGGGACTTCATTCTCTGTCAAATTCTGA